The following is a genomic window from Chitinophaga caseinilytica.
TGCATTTGCCCTTGCCGATGGGGTCGTAGAAATCGGCGAAAAAGAGCATCGACCCGGTTTTGGTACTGCCTACGGCCGTGAGCCCGTAGTTCGTCTCACCGCCGGCCTTGTCGAAAATGTACCAGCCGCCCAGGTAATCATCCTGCGTGTAACGCGCCGTGCTGCAGCAGAACAGGTTGTAGAAGTGCGCATTCGGTGCACGGCTGTCCCGGAAATACGAGCGGTCGATCCACTCGGTGGTGCCGGTCGCCGGAATGTGGAAGGAATGGACGTGCGGGGAAGAATGCGAGCATAACTGCACGAACGAGCGCATTTTGTTCACTTCGTCTTTATACAGATCTGCATCGGTAATGTTGGGATTGGTGTATTTGGTGATGAAAGACGCGGGCGTCATGAGGTCCATCTCGCAATCGTCGAAACTCGTCCAGTCGTCTTCCACGTACGCGAGCGCGGAGCGGCTATGCCCGAGGTTCCCCGTGCGGAAGAGATGGTTCCTGTCGAAATAATTGTTGATGAGCGTGGCATCGTTCCCGCCAAGGGTGGGCGTCCACACCCGGCCGATCCATATTTCAGGGGTTACGTCGCCGGAAACGGCGTTGTACTTGCCGTCGGCATCGGTGTCTGTCCAGGTGCCGTTGGTGTCCATGTAAAAGAGATCGCAGGGGAATTCGGAGCTGGAGCCGTTGAAATCGTCGCTCATCTCGAACCAGGCCACGGGAATGGCGCCTACCATCACGGCACCCACCGGACTTTTACTGCGGATGTAATTGCGGATGTAGGCCGGCTTTCCGCCGCTCACCACATGCACGGTGGCCCAATAGCCATCACGGGCGAGGTCGAGCACGTAGCGGTCGGTGCGCTCTTTCGTGGCCGCATACACGTCTTTATGCACGAGGATGAGCACCTTGCCTTTGGGGAACCGCAGCCAGATGTTGACGTTGAGGTAGCTTTCGGTGGCGGGTGCGGCCGGACGCGGTTTTTCTTCGATCAGCGGTGTGAAATTGAGGATGTTTTTGTTCAGTTCGGCGTATTCGGCGAAGGAACTGAGGCGGATTTTGTTGGGATCGGTGAGCCGGAGATTGCGTACGCTCTGGTAGGCCTGCGCCAGCTTGTAATTGCGGCCAACGGCCTGCATGTTGAACACGGTACGGTCTTGCAGGACCTGCGTGCGAACGGTGCTCAGATTCGACAGGCTTTGCTTTTCTCCGGCTACCGGGCCGCCTTTTTGGGGTTGATTTTCATTAGACATTTTGGATGCTTTTTTGAGGTTTAACAACGACCCAAAATTACATCCATGGCATGCCGGTGAACAGGTAGCAAATACGGGAGTTTTTAAGTACAACTACGCCTGCGGTTTTTGCGGGAAATACGGGCTACGGTTGTTTTTACAATGGCGAAAGTTCGTAAATATCGATTGCATGCAGGCCTTACATGGTCGTGTATTTTATGTTGATGTATTGATCGCTATTTACTTCACTTTTTCCCACCAGGGTGATTGGGGTAAAGGTTGATGAAGTACCATCGCTTCCCCGATCATGGGCGTAGCCACGGGCATCCCGGTTTTCTGCGCTTCGGCGAGCACGCGGCGGACGGGCTCGTCCCAGGGGTGGAAAGCGAGGGAGAATTTCGCCCAGTGGACGGGCAGCATGGCCCTGGTGCGGAGGTCTGCCGCGGCCTGCACGGCCTCTTCCGGCATCATGTGGATGTTGGCCCAGTCGGTGTTGTATTGGCCGGTTTCGAGGATGGCGAGGTCGAAGGGGCCGAACCGATCGCCAATCAGTTTGAAATGCGGTCCGTAGCCGGAGTCCCCGCCGAGGTAGAGCTTTTCACTATCAGATTCCAATACGAACGAAGACCATAGCGATTGGTTTCTTTTCATCCCGCGACCCGAAAAATGCCGGGCCGGTGTAGCTGTAAGGTTCAGGCCTACAGGCAGATCTATTTCTTCCCACCAGTCCAGCTCAGTAATGATGCCGCCGTCGATGCCGTACCTGATGAGGTCTGCCATAACGCCCAGGCTGGTATATACGCTATTGATGCGATTGCATAGGCGGCTGATGGTGCGGCGGTCGAGGTGGTCGTAGTGATTGTGGGTAATGATGAGCATGTCGATAACGTCAGGCAAATCATCTACGCTATAAATATTAGTACCTGCGAAGGCTTTTGCGAAAATCGGCACGGGCGAAGCGTAGTTACTGAAAACTGGATCTACCAGTATATTCCACCCATTCATTTGGATAAGATAGGAGGAATGGCCGAACCAGGTGATGGTGGTGCCCGGCCCGGGAGGAGATTTGAGATCGCGGCGGACGGAGGGGAGCGGCCCTGGCGGGTTGACCGACTTCGGTTTGCGCATGAATTTGATGAAGACTTTCAGCATGGTGTTGTCGGCCGACATCAATAAAGTGGGCAGTTCATTATGAAAAGTGCCGTTCCTGAAGTTGGGAGAATTCCATTCCATGGAAACGAATGTACGAAGCCTGCGGGAATGTCGGATTTTTCCAATTCCGGCGTTTTCGGGGCGCTTACCTTTGCGGTATGATCACAATCGCCACATTCAGGGAGCTTTGCCTGTCGATGCCGGAAACCACGGAAGTGAAGCATTTCGACCGGCAGGCGTTCCGTACGAAGCGCAAAATTTTTGCAACCCTGCTGGAAGCGGCCAATACGGCCAATTTCCCGTTTTCGCCGGAAGAGCAGGCGGCCTGGTGCAAGCTGGCGCCCGGGGTGTTTTACCCGGTTCCCGGTGGTTGGGGGCTTCAGGGGTGGACAACCGTCGATTTGCGGAAAGTGAAAAAAAGCCAGCTGGTGGATGCGGTGCAAAGCGCCTGGTACAACGCGGCGCCGCTGAAGTTGCAGGAGCAATACAGGATGCAGAATGGATTATAGGTTAATGCAGGTTGACGAGCATCGGAATAGCTGCAAAATTTGCAGGGACGGGTGTAGTCCGCAAACAGGTGATGCCCGCCGCAGGCGTTCATTCGCTGAAACGGTATGGGTAACAGCTTATAAAATGGTGAGGTTCTTGGCCCGGTAGGGCTGGATTTCCGGGCTGTCGGCCGGGATTTCCGTGATGAGGTAATGCACTTCCTGGAGATCGGCGATCTTCATTTTCATGGAAGTATTGAGTTTTTCGGCGATGGCGAGGATGGCGATTTTATCTGCCGCCTTGATCATGGCCTTTTTCACCTGGATGGTTTCCCAGTCGGAATCCGTGAGGCCGTTGGCGGGATCGATGGCGTTGGTGCCGATGATGCAGAGGTCGGCTTTGATGTTGGACAGGTATTCGAACACTTCGCCGCTCACAGTCATTTGGCTGTAGGCGGAGATCTGGCCGCCGATGACGATCGTTTTGATCATGGGTTTATCGAGCAGTTCCACGGCCGACAAAACGTTCACCGTGATGAAAGTGGCGCGCAGGGTGGAGGGGATTTTCTTGATGAACTCCCGGATGGTGGTGCCTCCGCCGATGAGCACGATCATATCGTCCCGCAATAATTGCAGCGTTTTTTCCGCAATAACGGCCTTGCTGTTCTGTGCATAGGTCTCCGATTCATGGCCGTAATGATAGGCGATAGACATGGCGCCGCCCTTTATCTTGACAACTTCCCCGTCGTCCGCCAGCTCGTTCACATCGCGGCGGATGGTATCCTCAGAAACATTGATAAGGCTCACGAGATCGCTGTAGGTGATCCGCGTATGAATGTTAACCTGCTTGATGATCAGTTCCTTCCTGGCTTTTTTCGTCAGGGAAACCGGGGGTAACTGGTCTTGCGATTGAATGTCCATAGTCATCTCTATTCTGCTTGCAATTTGAATGTTACTGAAAATTCCGGGTTTAAGCAAGGAATTCCGGGCAAATCAACCGTAAATATAATATTCCGCATCAAAATTTCGCATTTTTTGAATGATTGTGGCTGATTTTGCGTTAATTTTTTTGAATGAATTTGGTGGGTGGATTAATATAGTATTGATAATCAGTTTATTGATTTAAATGAGTTGCTGGATTTGCAAATCGACAAGATAAGAATTTGCAATAATTGCCATAAATTCTTGCAAAAAATTTGCAAATCTTGCAGAAGTGCGTATTTTTAGTCAAGATTTTTGCATTATCCGACTTATTTATCAACCAAACCACCGAGATGAAAAAATTCCAACTGGCCGCTATTCCACGACTGCTCGTTTTACTGTGCAGTTTGCTCCTGTGCCTGGATAGCTTCGCCCAATCCCTCAAAATTTCCGGTACGGTAACGGGTGCCGATGGACAAAAAATCCCCGGCGCCAGCGTCTCCCTCGCCAGCGCACGCGGCACCGGCACCGTAACCGACGCCAACGGCCATTACTCCCTGTCCGTTCCCGCTTCCAATACGCCCGTCACCCTCGTGGTATCGTTCATCGGCTACGACCCCGTCACCCTCACCCTTCAACCCGGCCAAACCTCCGCCAACATCACCCTCGCCGAAAGCACCCGCGCTCTCAACGAAGTAGTAGTTACCGCCCTCGGCATCAAAAAAGCCCGTAAAGCCGTTACCTACTCCGTTTCCGAAGTCAAAGGCGCAGACCTCACCCAGGCCCGCGAGATCAATATGGTAGAAGGGCTCACAGGCAAAGTAGCCGGCGTTTCCGTTTCCGGCCTCGCCGCCGGCCCCGGCAGCTCCAGCCGCGTCATCATCCGCGGCAACGGCTCCTTCGGCAACAACCAGCCGTTATACGTGATCAACGGCATGCCTATGGATAACTCCACGTCCAACGTGCCCTCGTCAGACAATGCCTCCATCGGCCTCAACGCCGACCGTGGCGATGGCATCGGCGGCATCAACCCAGACGATATCGAGACCATCTCCATCCTCAAAGGCGCCACGGCTTCCGCACTCTACGGCAGCCGCGCCGCAAACGGGGTTGTCATCATCACCACCAAAAAAGGCCTCAAACAAAAAGGCATCGGCCTGGAATACAATTCCACCCTCACGCTGGAAACACCGGCCATCGTGCCCGACTGGCAATACGAATACGGCCAGGGCATCCGCACCGCCAAGCCCACCACCAAAAACGAAGCCATCAAC
Proteins encoded in this region:
- a CDS encoding C25 family cysteine peptidase, with product MSNENQPQKGGPVAGEKQSLSNLSTVRTQVLQDRTVFNMQAVGRNYKLAQAYQSVRNLRLTDPNKIRLSSFAEYAELNKNILNFTPLIEEKPRPAAPATESYLNVNIWLRFPKGKVLILVHKDVYAATKERTDRYVLDLARDGYWATVHVVSGGKPAYIRNYIRSKSPVGAVMVGAIPVAWFEMSDDFNGSSSEFPCDLFYMDTNGTWTDTDADGKYNAVSGDVTPEIWIGRVWTPTLGGNDATLINNYFDRNHLFRTGNLGHSRSALAYVEDDWTSFDDCEMDLMTPASFITKYTNPNITDADLYKDEVNKMRSFVQLCSHSSPHVHSFHIPATGTTEWIDRSYFRDSRAPNAHFYNLFCCSTARYTQDDYLGGWYIFDKAGGETNYGLTAVGSTKTGSMLFFADFYDPIGKGKCIGDAMVDWWKARGTDHDLGERQWFYGMSILGDPTLTWWKGAVPRAIEPADGSVFNHYPRTMTFKWLPVNIPGATYSIEIDAFGAVNAGQWAAQSFRNFAVFHGITGTSFNYNFVGAQPGRWRVRAKIGDRYCAWSCWCYFKFTI
- a CDS encoding DeoR/GlpR family DNA-binding transcription regulator, which produces MTMDIQSQDQLPPVSLTKKARKELIIKQVNIHTRITYSDLVSLINVSEDTIRRDVNELADDGEVVKIKGGAMSIAYHYGHESETYAQNSKAVIAEKTLQLLRDDMIVLIGGGTTIREFIKKIPSTLRATFITVNVLSAVELLDKPMIKTIVIGGQISAYSQMTVSGEVFEYLSNIKADLCIIGTNAIDPANGLTDSDWETIQVKKAMIKAADKIAILAIAEKLNTSMKMKIADLQEVHYLITEIPADSPEIQPYRAKNLTIL
- a CDS encoding MmcQ/YjbR family DNA-binding protein — its product is MITIATFRELCLSMPETTEVKHFDRQAFRTKRKIFATLLEAANTANFPFSPEEQAAWCKLAPGVFYPVPGGWGLQGWTTVDLRKVKKSQLVDAVQSAWYNAAPLKLQEQYRMQNGL
- a CDS encoding MBL fold metallo-hydrolase, with the translated sequence MEWNSPNFRNGTFHNELPTLLMSADNTMLKVFIKFMRKPKSVNPPGPLPSVRRDLKSPPGPGTTITWFGHSSYLIQMNGWNILVDPVFSNYASPVPIFAKAFAGTNIYSVDDLPDVIDMLIITHNHYDHLDRRTISRLCNRINSVYTSLGVMADLIRYGIDGGIITELDWWEEIDLPVGLNLTATPARHFSGRGMKRNQSLWSSFVLESDSEKLYLGGDSGYGPHFKLIGDRFGPFDLAILETGQYNTDWANIHMMPEEAVQAAADLRTRAMLPVHWAKFSLAFHPWDEPVRRVLAEAQKTGMPVATPMIGEAMVLHQPLPQSPWWEKVK